One Tolypothrix bouteillei VB521301 DNA window includes the following coding sequences:
- a CDS encoding Cas10/Cmr2 second palm domain-containing protein yields MKYTVTVIDTTGKQNYIFKSNRLRENSGASFLLLQATQYWIEDILDQKFNVPKGRQEDAIEKSQLNAERIYANGGNALIVFKSREIAVKFTQILSRKVLEEAPGIHLLVAHKDFDWNDEIDNNLYAVVEDLKKSDIERQKYERMSSAPLLGLGVSASCNSTLLPAVGKSEKYVDYGDEEDADSYLVSTETKKKLEVVSQANTKLQEIFANEVDRNIYKFPYRTDHLGRSKGESSYAAVIHVDGNGMGERFKNHGKGKTNRDYINAIRDFSKSVDIAGINALKAVARVLVKSIQQGKVVGNLGEFNLNAQGYLPFRPLVYAGDDITFISEARIGIELAALFLQAFENQTVSDGKALTACAGVCVVKTHYPFARAYAISEELCKSAKKFVKESKFEDESFSALDWHLAASGLIGSISEIRDREYKIYNDRGIYDLTMRPVRLRSDRSDWRTWNGFTQVVREFKIGENWKGKHNKVMALREVLRQASDKAVEEFLWNYSKSSQLQLPFFPKSSSQNEQLSKNGWLNRRCGYFDAIEAMEFYLDLEG; encoded by the coding sequence ATGAAATATACTGTAACTGTTATTGATACAACTGGGAAACAGAATTACATATTCAAGAGTAATCGTTTGCGTGAGAATAGTGGGGCATCTTTTTTACTATTGCAAGCAACTCAATATTGGATTGAAGATATTTTAGACCAAAAATTCAATGTGCCAAAAGGTAGACAAGAAGATGCTATCGAAAAAAGCCAACTAAATGCAGAAAGAATCTATGCAAATGGTGGCAATGCTCTAATTGTATTCAAATCGCGGGAAATTGCAGTTAAATTTACCCAGATATTGAGTAGAAAAGTATTAGAAGAAGCACCAGGAATTCATTTACTAGTTGCTCATAAAGATTTTGATTGGAATGATGAAATTGACAATAACTTATATGCAGTCGTTGAGGATTTAAAGAAATCTGATATCGAGCGCCAAAAATATGAGCGAATGTCTTCTGCTCCACTATTAGGTTTGGGAGTCAGTGCTAGCTGTAATTCAACCTTACTCCCCGCAGTAGGTAAAAGTGAAAAATATGTTGACTATGGTGATGAGGAAGATGCGGATAGCTATTTAGTTTCTACCGAAACTAAGAAAAAGTTAGAAGTAGTCAGCCAAGCGAATACAAAACTACAAGAAATATTTGCAAACGAAGTAGATCGAAATATTTACAAGTTTCCCTATCGTACTGACCATTTAGGTCGCTCTAAAGGTGAATCAAGTTATGCAGCAGTGATTCATGTTGATGGTAATGGCATGGGAGAGAGATTTAAAAATCATGGTAAGGGAAAAACTAATCGGGATTACATTAATGCAATCCGAGATTTTTCTAAAAGTGTTGATATTGCTGGTATAAATGCTCTCAAAGCAGTTGCACGTGTTCTAGTTAAATCCATTCAACAAGGAAAAGTAGTCGGTAATCTTGGAGAATTTAACCTAAATGCTCAAGGTTATTTACCTTTTCGTCCTTTAGTTTACGCCGGAGATGATATTACATTTATTAGTGAGGCTCGAATTGGCATCGAATTAGCAGCTTTATTTCTCCAAGCATTTGAAAACCAAACAGTCAGTGATGGTAAAGCTTTAACAGCTTGTGCTGGTGTTTGTGTTGTCAAAACTCATTATCCCTTTGCACGAGCTTACGCCATTAGCGAAGAATTATGTAAATCAGCAAAGAAATTTGTCAAAGAGAGTAAATTTGAAGATGAATCTTTTTCTGCTTTGGATTGGCATTTAGCAGCAAGTGGTTTAATTGGTTCAATCTCGGAGATTCGCGATCGCGAGTATAAAATCTATAACGATCGCGGGATTTACGATTTGACAATGCGCCCGGTACGCTTGCGAAGCGATCGCAGCGATTGGCGTACTTGGAATGGTTTTACCCAAGTTGTTAGAGAATTTAAAATAGGGGAAAATTGGAAAGGGAAGCATAATAAAGTGATGGCTTTACGGGAGGTTTTGCGTCAAGCTTCTGACAAAGCTGTTGAAGAATTTTTATGGAACTATAGCAAATCATCGCAATTACAACTGCCATTCTTTCCAAAATCTAGCAGTCAAAATGAGCAGTTATCAAAAAATGGTTGGCTTAACAGACGTTGTGGATATTTTGATGCAATTGAAGCGATGGAATTTTATTTGGATCTGGAAGGTTAA
- a CDS encoding Card1-like endonuclease domain-containing protein has translation MGTFEFDEYKVDHLFLLIGENPLPNYVAANLLLNEGGTAYLVYSTDTEKSAKRLQDILKSESNSFKDIELRSLNDYESDAYYIQQQIKEKLGSIKSGKVGLNYTGGTKAMSAHSYRALFYEEIKDKSNTLYKRRENIIFSYLDPRRLEICIDREDNERVRLKIKPDTLQVELVKLFQLHGLEFKKQPTQNIKLSKLTKELVKIFGEDEKKKLWFDWYFQIFCEEARIKKNGTWGNWKSNTDLAKIFVSLNDLPSSFVEVLKNEKLLNDEGKLALSNVKSIDLFPEIKDLCKWLDGIWLEHYVLERVKTIANDQFIQYYGMNFQLKLTSTEKFEFDVAFTRGYQLFAISCTTISDRKLCKSKLFEAYLRAKQMGGDEARVALICCFDEPDSLKAEISGTLPDKKIAVFGREHLENLATELNTWINQNDVGTK, from the coding sequence ATGGGTACATTTGAGTTTGATGAGTATAAAGTAGACCATTTGTTTTTGCTGATTGGTGAAAATCCTTTACCTAACTACGTTGCAGCAAATTTGTTGTTGAATGAAGGTGGAACTGCGTATTTGGTATATTCAACGGATACAGAAAAATCAGCGAAGCGACTGCAAGACATTCTAAAAAGCGAGTCAAACAGTTTTAAGGATATAGAATTGCGATCGCTCAATGATTATGAGTCTGATGCTTACTATATTCAGCAGCAAATAAAAGAGAAGCTTGGGAGTATTAAAAGCGGGAAAGTAGGCTTAAATTATACAGGTGGTACGAAAGCCATGTCCGCACACTCTTACAGAGCATTATTTTACGAAGAAATAAAAGACAAATCTAATACACTTTATAAGCGACGTGAAAATATTATTTTTAGCTATCTTGACCCTCGTCGATTAGAAATATGTATAGATAGGGAAGACAATGAACGTGTTCGCTTGAAAATTAAACCCGATACTTTACAAGTTGAACTGGTAAAGCTTTTTCAGTTACATGGATTGGAATTCAAAAAACAGCCAACACAAAATATTAAATTATCTAAATTAACTAAGGAACTTGTCAAAATATTTGGTGAGGATGAGAAGAAAAAACTCTGGTTTGATTGGTATTTCCAAATATTTTGTGAAGAAGCACGTATAAAGAAAAATGGTACTTGGGGTAATTGGAAAAGTAACACTGACTTAGCCAAGATATTTGTATCCTTAAATGACTTGCCATCAAGTTTTGTAGAAGTCTTGAAAAACGAAAAATTACTGAATGATGAAGGCAAACTTGCTTTATCGAATGTAAAATCTATCGATTTATTTCCAGAGATAAAGGATTTGTGTAAATGGCTAGATGGAATATGGCTAGAACATTATGTATTAGAACGAGTAAAAACTATTGCAAATGACCAATTTATACAATATTATGGAATGAATTTTCAGCTTAAACTCACCAGCACTGAAAAGTTTGAATTTGATGTTGCATTTACACGCGGTTATCAGCTTTTTGCTATATCCTGTACAACTATAAGCGACAGGAAATTATGTAAAAGTAAGCTGTTTGAAGCATATTTAAGGGCAAAGCAAATGGGAGGAGATGAAGCAAGAGTTGCTTTGATTTGCTGTTTTGATGAACCAGATTCTTTGAAAGCAGAAATATCTGGAACGCTACCAGACAAAAAAATTGCAGTTTTTGGTAGAGAACATTTAGAGAATTTAGCTACAGAACTTAATACTTGGATTAATCAAAACGATGTGGGGACAAAATGA
- a CDS encoding TIGR03985 family CRISPR-associated protein — translation MITIFKDYPDFNLLQKLVKGSLDQSQNLTRAIRLWALLRWLYSKNGYTKLAEPFTYADWREAFFTETHKDEKQADILNHQDLNCACTKTTRQWLLELEVPVDKWQDSLLAQISIATSELEKILEERLFAQVRKSLQSDFELLVSRNYLQRSQHNTGRSKYYQRSQTLPSWKTKENITPLASLSMKKQAYLAGTLGLFSFLDPNLPVLAEEFSEEEIDEDNHRVFLYVDYVVPDSSPTQDAVDEIQSQLQEIWNYENVPPLLFTYHSAHRNQVKECVVYPVCIYFMERAKYLCAYGTTPHNDINWYKYRLDRILSQHIEELSWQDIRVPQILKEINDNHQLPTPKTINTKLKEAWGCDFYKEKSLMVLRFDQDFHQRYVDSISIHDTFVKITYEQAFTLLQQHILDQEHREVILNILQSRPSSDAYYQVNYRVTDYYVIRWLRALGAKVEVLLPWNLRQEMTREIQDMFNLYKHVVGSNYE, via the coding sequence ATGATTACCATATTTAAAGACTATCCAGATTTTAACCTTTTACAAAAACTCGTCAAGGGTTCCCTCGACCAAAGCCAAAATTTGACCCGTGCAATTAGACTGTGGGCATTACTACGGTGGTTATATAGCAAAAATGGCTACACAAAGCTTGCTGAGCCTTTTACTTACGCAGATTGGCGCGAAGCTTTTTTTACCGAAACTCACAAGGATGAGAAGCAAGCAGATATTCTCAACCATCAAGATTTGAATTGTGCTTGCACTAAAACAACCAGACAATGGTTATTAGAGTTAGAAGTACCCGTTGACAAATGGCAGGATTCTTTACTAGCACAAATATCCATAGCTACATCGGAACTGGAAAAAATTCTCGAAGAAAGATTATTTGCCCAGGTTCGTAAATCTTTACAAAGTGATTTTGAATTATTAGTCAGTCGTAATTACCTACAAAGAAGCCAACATAATACTGGTAGAAGCAAATATTATCAGCGATCGCAAACATTACCAAGTTGGAAAACAAAAGAAAATATTACCCCTCTAGCAAGCTTAAGTATGAAGAAACAAGCTTATTTAGCAGGGACTTTAGGTTTGTTTAGCTTCCTCGACCCTAATTTACCCGTATTAGCTGAAGAATTTTCCGAGGAGGAAATAGATGAGGACAATCATCGTGTATTTCTCTATGTTGATTATGTCGTTCCCGATTCTAGTCCAACACAAGATGCTGTAGATGAAATTCAAAGCCAATTGCAGGAAATTTGGAACTATGAAAACGTTCCACCTTTACTTTTCACATACCATAGCGCACATAGGAATCAAGTTAAAGAGTGCGTTGTTTATCCAGTCTGTATTTATTTTATGGAGCGTGCTAAATATCTGTGTGCCTATGGAACAACTCCACACAATGATATTAACTGGTACAAATATCGTCTCGATCGAATTCTCTCTCAACATATAGAAGAATTATCTTGGCAAGATATTCGGGTTCCACAAATTTTAAAAGAAATTAATGATAATCATCAATTACCAACTCCCAAAACCATCAACACAAAATTAAAAGAAGCTTGGGGATGTGATTTTTACAAAGAAAAATCATTAATGGTATTACGGTTTGACCAAGACTTCCATCAGCGCTATGTCGATAGCATCAGTATTCATGATACTTTTGTAAAAATTACTTACGAGCAAGCATTTACTCTCCTTCAACAGCATATACTCGACCAAGAACATCGGGAGGTCATTTTAAATATTCTCCAATCTCGTCCGAGTAGCGATGCATATTACCAAGTCAATTATCGAGTTACCGACTATTACGTTATCAGATGGTTACGAGCTTTAGGAGCAAAAGTTGAGGTTTTATTACCATGGAATTTACGTCAGGAAATGACTCGTGAGATCCAAGATATGTTTAATCTATATAAACACGTTGTTGGAAGTAATTATGAATAA
- the psb34 gene encoding photosystem II assembly protein Psb34: MYTTVNENGILNNYATEPQMYYSGSPNTQEQRQYALQGAFASLLVVALVLLGLGVS, encoded by the coding sequence ATGTATACCACAGTTAATGAAAATGGGATTCTCAATAACTATGCAACAGAACCACAAATGTACTACAGTGGTTCCCCAAACACTCAGGAACAACGCCAATATGCATTGCAAGGTGCGTTTGCCAGTTTGCTGGTTGTTGCCTTAGTGTTGCTGGGCTTGGGTGTTAGCTAA
- a CDS encoding WD40 repeat domain-containing protein, which translates to MILKSNCRLAIAVLSLMGAQYLAPLQISRVASFFQNGMTPLSATRLSPIIHASSVSIGQNPVTPLQQKNSQLIRTLVGHTAPVRAVAISQDGLTLASGGDDGTVKLWNFQTGQLLSSLSGHSKGVKSIAIAPDGQTVVSGDRDGIVKLWDLKKGQLLRTLNGHKGGVTAIVITPDGRIVTGSLDIVKVWDMANGKQLRTVQSGAFALTVSRDGETLFAGHNDGKITLWNLSTGKLLRSLVPPQKSSGVTSVAIAPDGKTLVNSGGDDSFQSLPQTDGKNIKVWDVETGKLLQNFSAHLGTVESVAIAPNGLVFASGGQAKRVQLWSLKTGKLLRAFEGHGGGVYAVAFSPNGQILVSGSGDKTIKVWRLLPSPSPRVPLQPSNSVGIAF; encoded by the coding sequence ATGATACTGAAGTCAAATTGCAGGCTAGCGATCGCGGTGCTATCTCTCATGGGGGCGCAATACCTTGCACCCTTACAGATTTCGCGTGTTGCATCTTTTTTTCAAAATGGTATGACGCCTCTTTCTGCGACCCGTTTGTCTCCTATTATCCATGCTAGCTCTGTCTCAATTGGTCAAAACCCTGTTACTCCACTTCAGCAAAAAAACAGTCAATTGATTCGTACTTTGGTGGGACACACAGCTCCTGTTCGCGCTGTTGCAATAAGTCAAGATGGGCTAACTCTTGCTAGTGGTGGTGATGACGGAACGGTTAAGTTGTGGAATTTTCAAACAGGACAGTTACTGAGTTCTTTGTCGGGTCATTCAAAGGGAGTAAAGTCTATTGCGATCGCTCCGGATGGACAAACTGTAGTGAGTGGTGATAGGGATGGAATAGTTAAGCTGTGGGACTTGAAAAAAGGACAGCTGTTACGCACTTTGAACGGTCATAAAGGTGGAGTGACAGCAATTGTTATCACTCCAGATGGAAGAATTGTTACTGGGAGCTTAGATATAGTTAAGGTGTGGGATATGGCAAATGGAAAGCAACTTCGCACCGTGCAATCGGGGGCTTTTGCTCTTACTGTTAGTCGCGATGGTGAAACTTTGTTTGCGGGTCACAATGATGGCAAAATTACATTATGGAACTTAAGTACGGGTAAACTGTTGCGTAGTCTTGTTCCTCCTCAAAAATCATCTGGGGTCACTTCAGTCGCGATCGCACCCGATGGAAAAACTTTAGTAAATAGCGGTGGGGATGATAGTTTTCAGTCCCTTCCACAAACAGACGGCAAAAATATCAAAGTATGGGACGTGGAAACGGGAAAATTACTGCAAAATTTTTCTGCCCATCTCGGTACTGTAGAAAGTGTTGCGATCGCTCCCAACGGGCTGGTTTTTGCGAGTGGGGGTCAAGCCAAGAGAGTTCAACTGTGGAGTTTGAAGACAGGAAAGCTACTTCGGGCTTTTGAGGGTCATGGAGGGGGAGTTTATGCTGTTGCTTTCAGTCCCAACGGGCAAATCTTGGTCAGTGGTAGCGGCGATAAGACAATTAAAGTTTGGCGGTTGTTACCGTCTCCTTCACCTCGCGTTCCTCTCCAGCCTTCCAATTCTGTTGGAATTGCTTTTTAG
- a CDS encoding substrate-binding domain-containing protein: MWQKEKKDSSTISFSLLLALILTPVTTLFVSGSTRAQSSPEASSSPLPETLRGFKVRIDGTDRMLAINQTLKQGFEKRISGTEVEVAARGTEAALKALQKGNIDIAAIGRGLTPDEKAQGLELVRLRREKIAIVVGKNNPFKGSLTIKQFARIVRGRMTNWSRLGRIPGKIRFIDRPESSEIRQALGGYSIFRSKGFTTRSNTIEITEEDTEELVKQLGIDGISYIKADRASQLKGVRVVPVHGTLPKDSKYPFSLPLVYVYKKNPSSPASRFLAFAKTPEGKQAIENARDSDTVAVTQNLAGMVIEENTSFSNLSSVTTNPTLSPSPEATPTPTSANAVIPTETGELVSPSHRAFAPPPDTSDNTQQTASVFWLMIPLSLGGLILWRSYKRRSRQDGNFQSGVILSPNSSQGQTSSQKAVYPPFPDVWDELAADERLTQDTTLSAPVALQEEESEEVAKDVQPSTEVINDTEVRVSDRTATESAMTNNGFPSDDKALDLDWEAPVAVVSPLYPKFTDIAAMVSNSPQEETTEPDLCPELLDDSVTNDQ, from the coding sequence ATGTGGCAAAAAGAAAAAAAAGATAGTTCGACAATCAGTTTCTCTTTACTGCTGGCATTAATTCTGACCCCAGTAACAACTCTTTTCGTGTCGGGCTCTACACGGGCGCAATCTTCTCCTGAGGCTTCGTCTTCTCCCCTTCCAGAAACTCTACGTGGTTTTAAGGTACGGATTGATGGTACCGACAGAATGTTAGCAATTAACCAAACTTTGAAACAAGGTTTTGAGAAACGAATTTCTGGTACAGAAGTAGAGGTGGCTGCTAGGGGAACTGAGGCTGCACTCAAAGCTCTGCAAAAAGGAAATATTGACATAGCAGCAATTGGACGTGGTTTGACACCAGATGAAAAAGCTCAAGGTTTGGAATTAGTGCGCTTGCGGCGTGAAAAAATTGCCATTGTTGTAGGGAAAAATAATCCTTTTAAGGGTAGTCTGACAATCAAGCAATTTGCCAGAATTGTTCGAGGAAGAATGACAAACTGGTCGCGGTTGGGGCGCATTCCAGGTAAGATTCGTTTCATCGATCGCCCCGAATCTAGCGAGATACGCCAAGCTCTGGGCGGGTACTCTATCTTTAGATCGAAAGGCTTTACCACACGTTCCAACACAATTGAGATAACTGAAGAGGACACTGAAGAACTCGTAAAGCAATTGGGTATAGACGGTATTAGTTATATCAAAGCAGATCGGGCTTCGCAACTCAAAGGTGTACGAGTTGTTCCAGTACACGGGACTTTGCCAAAAGACTCCAAGTATCCTTTTTCACTGCCCTTAGTATACGTTTACAAGAAAAATCCGAGTTCACCTGCGAGTCGTTTTCTCGCTTTTGCCAAAACGCCTGAAGGAAAGCAAGCGATAGAAAATGCTAGGGACAGCGACACAGTGGCTGTTACCCAAAACTTAGCAGGTATGGTTATTGAAGAAAACACGAGTTTTTCAAACCTCAGTTCAGTCACAACGAACCCCACTCTTTCACCAAGCCCTGAGGCGACACCTACCCCAACGTCTGCAAATGCTGTTATTCCAACGGAGACTGGAGAATTGGTTTCTCCGAGCCATCGAGCGTTTGCACCTCCTCCGGATACGAGTGACAATACGCAACAGACCGCTTCTGTGTTTTGGTTGATGATACCTTTAAGTTTAGGTGGTTTAATTTTATGGCGTTCCTATAAAAGAAGATCGCGGCAAGACGGGAATTTTCAGTCGGGAGTCATATTGTCTCCCAATTCATCCCAAGGACAAACTTCTTCACAAAAGGCTGTGTACCCTCCTTTTCCTGATGTTTGGGATGAACTAGCAGCTGATGAACGATTAACTCAAGACACCACTTTGTCTGCACCTGTTGCGCTCCAAGAGGAAGAGTCGGAAGAAGTCGCAAAAGACGTGCAACCATCAACAGAAGTTATTAACGATACAGAGGTTCGTGTTTCCGATCGCACTGCGACTGAGTCGGCAATGACAAACAATGGTTTCCCAAGTGATGACAAAGCATTAGATTTAGATTGGGAAGCACCAGTGGCAGTTGTGTCTCCTTTGTATCCTAAATTCACAGATATTGCTGCAATGGTCTCAAACTCGCCCCAAGAGGAAACTACAGAACCAGATTTGTGTCCGGAATTGCTAGATGATTCAGTGACCAATGACCAATGA
- a CDS encoding metallophosphoesterase: MLTRKKKKKCLFIILAIAVSFCLLILYAFVIEPNRFVIARYQIERQFAPHKNSFKMVQISDLHLKQFNSRAQHIAEQVNKLNPNVVLFTGDSIDKVEQLDGFERFLSLLHKQTAKYAIMGNWEYWAGVDLKRLTEIYATYNCRLLVNESVIHNYGKDSILITGLDDLVSQPDLIKSLEGFPPQPNHLLLAHSPAYRDSLSDNELAKITQYKPQYMLSGHTHGGQLSLFGFAPIRPNGSGRYVSGWYRDGAIALYVSRGLGVSVLPLRMGAVPEITYFEWFLNPA, encoded by the coding sequence ATGCTAACAAGAAAGAAGAAAAAAAAGTGCTTGTTTATTATACTTGCGATCGCTGTTAGCTTTTGTCTGTTGATTCTGTATGCTTTTGTCATTGAGCCGAATCGTTTTGTTATCGCACGTTATCAGATCGAGCGACAATTTGCTCCTCACAAGAATAGCTTCAAGATGGTTCAAATTAGCGACCTTCATCTCAAACAATTTAACAGTCGGGCACAACATATTGCCGAACAAGTTAATAAACTTAACCCAAATGTTGTACTATTTACCGGAGATTCAATTGATAAAGTTGAACAGCTTGATGGATTTGAGCGCTTTTTGTCGCTTCTTCACAAACAAACAGCTAAGTATGCAATTATGGGGAATTGGGAATACTGGGCTGGTGTTGATTTAAAACGTTTGACAGAAATATATGCCACTTATAACTGCCGCCTATTAGTAAATGAAAGCGTTATACACAACTACGGCAAGGACTCTATATTAATCACTGGATTGGATGATTTAGTCAGCCAACCCGATTTAATCAAATCACTCGAAGGTTTTCCCCCTCAACCAAACCATTTATTGCTTGCTCACTCACCAGCATATCGAGATTCATTGTCAGATAATGAGTTAGCAAAGATAACACAATACAAACCACAATATATGTTATCGGGACATACTCACGGCGGACAGCTATCATTATTTGGCTTTGCTCCAATACGTCCGAATGGTAGCGGACGTTATGTCAGTGGTTGGTATCGAGATGGTGCGATAGCCCTGTACGTATCGCGCGGACTGGGAGTTTCGGTTTTACCACTGAGAATGGGTGCAGTTCCAGAAATTACTTATTTTGAGTGGTTTCTGAACCCGGCTTGA
- a CDS encoding HNH endonuclease has protein sequence MEAQPPSQQSHVLQNSVVVFSKNYLPLARINIKRAIVLLVTGQAESLNFGTTKQWEVRSPSVVLQVPEHIRLMVGNPERHWKVPGVNRREVLKRDSYTCQYCGSTKHLTLDHVIPRSKGGQHSWDNVVTACERCNQNKGDRLLHEAGMVLKSKPKAPIHPAVTFAEQFWNVQRLTENE, from the coding sequence ATGGAAGCTCAACCGCCAAGTCAGCAATCACACGTACTACAAAACTCAGTGGTCGTCTTCTCCAAGAACTACTTACCACTGGCACGTATCAACATCAAACGAGCAATCGTGCTGTTAGTCACAGGTCAAGCAGAGTCGTTAAATTTTGGCACTACAAAGCAGTGGGAAGTCCGCTCACCCAGTGTTGTACTACAAGTGCCCGAACATATCCGCTTAATGGTTGGCAATCCCGAACGACACTGGAAAGTACCCGGTGTGAATCGGCGTGAGGTCCTAAAGCGTGATAGTTACACCTGCCAGTACTGCGGCAGTACCAAGCATTTAACGCTCGACCATGTGATTCCCCGCTCGAAGGGCGGACAGCACAGTTGGGACAACGTGGTAACTGCGTGCGAACGGTGTAACCAGAATAAAGGCGATCGCCTCCTACATGAAGCAGGAATGGTACTCAAAAGTAAGCCCAAAGCGCCAATTCACCCAGCCGTTACATTTGCCGAACAGTTTTGGAACGTGCAACGCCTGACTGAAAACGAGTAA